A genomic stretch from Deinococcus ruber includes:
- the cysS gene encoding cysteine--tRNA ligase yields MTPSESPVQPVSGTFPDVYLHDTMQRRKVKFEATTPGRVGMYLCGPTVYSDAHVGHAKKEVAFDVVRRYFTHLGYQVRYVSNITDVGHLQNDSDDGEDKIAKRAALEQLQPMEVAEKYFWSFMDDMARLNVLRPSIQPRATGHIGEQIELIQELIARGHAYESNGSVYFDVRSWPNYGVLSGRKLDDQEEGTREEVRSEKRDPRDFALWKLAEPSHIMRWDSPWGQGFPGWHIECSAMSLKYLGEGFDIHGGGLDLEFPHHEAEIAQSEAAGHPFARYWMHNNMLTIGGEKMSKSKGNFTTLQDLFKRLDPMVVRFLLVSSHYRSITEFSDDAFVSAQNGYKRLTDALQEVERRLKDAPQHDDSALLAKVQAHRDAFEKAMRDDFNTPEAVAALFGLTRDVNAALSGTVGHAGLEAAQAAYHELGGAVLGLFAEGQAAAHDDTAKLDTLMELVLQARQSYRINKQYAESDALRGRLAEVGLTIEDTKDGPRWKK; encoded by the coding sequence ATGACCCCCAGCGAATCGCCCGTTCAGCCCGTCTCCGGCACCTTTCCCGACGTGTATCTGCACGACACCATGCAGCGCAGAAAAGTAAAGTTCGAGGCGACCACGCCCGGACGCGTGGGTATGTATCTGTGCGGCCCGACGGTGTATTCCGACGCGCATGTGGGCCACGCCAAGAAGGAGGTCGCCTTCGATGTGGTGCGGCGCTACTTCACGCATCTGGGTTATCAGGTGCGCTACGTGTCGAACATCACCGACGTGGGCCACCTTCAGAACGACAGCGACGACGGCGAGGACAAGATCGCCAAACGCGCCGCGCTGGAACAACTCCAGCCGATGGAAGTGGCCGAGAAGTACTTCTGGAGCTTCATGGACGATATGGCGCGTCTGAACGTGCTGCGCCCCAGTATCCAGCCCAGAGCCACCGGGCACATCGGTGAGCAGATCGAGCTGATTCAGGAACTCATTGCGCGGGGCCACGCCTACGAATCGAATGGCAGCGTGTATTTCGACGTGCGGAGCTGGCCGAACTACGGCGTGCTGTCGGGCCGCAAACTCGACGATCAGGAAGAGGGAACCCGCGAAGAGGTTCGCAGCGAGAAGCGCGACCCCCGCGATTTTGCGCTCTGGAAGCTGGCCGAGCCGTCTCACATCATGCGCTGGGATTCGCCGTGGGGACAGGGCTTTCCCGGCTGGCACATCGAGTGCAGCGCCATGAGCCTCAAGTATCTGGGCGAGGGCTTCGACATTCACGGCGGCGGCCTCGATCTGGAATTTCCGCACCACGAAGCCGAAATTGCCCAGTCGGAGGCGGCCGGGCATCCGTTTGCCCGCTACTGGATGCACAACAACATGCTGACCATCGGCGGCGAGAAGATGAGCAAGAGCAAGGGCAATTTCACGACCCTGCAAGACCTGTTCAAACGCCTTGACCCGATGGTGGTGCGCTTCCTGCTGGTCAGCAGCCACTACCGCAGCATCACCGAGTTCAGCGACGACGCCTTCGTGAGTGCTCAGAACGGCTACAAGCGCCTGACCGACGCGCTCCAGGAAGTCGAGCGCCGCCTGAAGGACGCACCCCAGCACGACGATTCTGCGCTGCTCGCAAAAGTGCAGGCACACCGCGACGCCTTCGAGAAGGCCATGCGCGACGATTTCAACACGCCCGAAGCGGTGGCGGCCCTCTTCGGCCTGACCCGCGACGTGAATGCGGCGCTGAGCGGCACAGTAGGACACGCTGGTCTGGAAGCGGCGCAGGCGGCGTATCACGAGCTGGGCGGCGCTGTGCTGGGCCTGTTCGCAGAAGGTCAGGCGGCGGCGCACGACGACACCGCCAAGCTCGATACCCTGATGGAACTGGTCCTTCAGGCCCGCCAGAGCTACCGCATAAACAAGCAGTACGCCGAGTCTGACGCGCTGCGGGGCAGGCTGGCAGAGGTGGGCCTGACCATCGAGGACACCAAAGACGGGCCGCGCTGGAAGAAGTGA
- a CDS encoding GNAT family N-acetyltransferase: protein METQIRPAHAQDLDALVVLAQQTYRAAYGHDMDSAALSWHLETYLSRSRIHEMTQHDVFLVAEKGAQLIGYVQFGAAQHAASVPGDVEIRRLYLLPGAQQQGLGSRLMEAALTHPQVQAASRVVLGVWHTNTAAQRFYARFGFVQIGEQPYLTQAGDSAGVDLLLCRTQMQE from the coding sequence ATGGAGACGCAGATCAGGCCAGCCCATGCACAAGACCTGGACGCCCTCGTGGTGCTGGCGCAGCAGACCTATAGGGCAGCTTACGGGCACGATATGGACAGCGCGGCTCTGAGCTGGCATCTGGAGACTTATCTGTCACGTTCACGCATACACGAGATGACGCAGCACGACGTGTTTCTGGTGGCAGAAAAGGGCGCACAACTCATCGGCTACGTGCAGTTTGGGGCCGCGCAGCATGCAGCTTCAGTACCCGGTGACGTCGAGATCAGGCGGCTCTACCTGCTGCCCGGCGCTCAGCAGCAGGGCCTGGGGTCGCGGCTGATGGAAGCGGCGCTGACGCATCCGCAGGTGCAGGCTGCGAGCCGCGTCGTGCTGGGCGTGTGGCACACCAATACTGCGGCGCAGCGCTTTTACGCCCGTTTCGGCTTCGTGCAGATCGGTGAACAGCCGTATCTGACGCAGGCGGGCGACAGTGCTGGCGTAGATCTGCTGCTGTGCCGAACCCAGATGCAGGAGTGA
- a CDS encoding HAD family hydrolase, whose translation MTQSTIRALFWDIGGVLLSNGWDRDQRREVVTHFGLDAEDFQERHKMIVPELEIGRLSLDDYLTQTVFHQARDFSRADFVAAMEAQSVALPGTLELARELGEKWRMYALNNESRELNAFRRHAFDLDGPLLAFFSSCYLGLAKPNPAIYRTALDLAGVTGVQAVMVDDRLQNVEAARSVGMHAVQVTSAEQLRSALAALGVQ comes from the coding sequence ATGACTCAATCCACCATCCGCGCCCTGTTCTGGGATATCGGCGGCGTACTGCTCTCGAACGGCTGGGACAGAGATCAGCGCAGAGAAGTCGTGACGCACTTCGGTCTGGACGCCGAAGACTTTCAGGAGCGGCACAAGATGATCGTGCCGGAGCTTGAAATCGGTCGCCTGAGCCTGGACGATTACCTGACGCAGACGGTGTTTCATCAGGCCCGCGACTTCTCACGGGCCGACTTCGTGGCTGCGATGGAGGCGCAGAGCGTGGCGCTGCCCGGCACCCTCGAACTGGCCCGCGAACTGGGCGAGAAGTGGCGGATGTACGCCCTGAACAACGAATCGCGCGAGCTGAACGCGTTCCGCCGCCACGCTTTCGACCTTGACGGGCCACTGCTGGCCTTCTTCAGTTCGTGCTATCTGGGGCTTGCCAAACCCAATCCGGCCATCTACCGGACGGCACTTGATCTGGCGGGCGTGACCGGGGTACAGGCCGTGATGGTCGATGACCGTCTTCAGAATGTGGAGGCGGCCCGCAGCGTGGGCATGCACGCCGTACAGGTCACGAGCGCCGAACAGCTCAGAAGCGCACTGGCCGCACTGGGCGTGCAGTAA
- the gap gene encoding type I glyceraldehyde-3-phosphate dehydrogenase, with the protein MKVGINGFGRIGRLVFRILVERGVDVVAINDLTDNETLATLLKYDSTAGKFNGTVTYDADNLHVNGKAIKALAERDPANLKWGEMGVDVVIESTGIFTDRESVSKHIAGGAKKVIITAPAKNEDFAIVLGVNDQDYDPANHNIISNASCTTNSLGAPMKLLDEAFGIEKAIMTTVHSYTNDQRVLDLPHKDLRRARAAAINIIPTSTGAAKAVSQVYPKLKGKFDGTSLRVPTPVGSISDVVVVLSRDVTVAEVNAVFKTASETTHKGIIAYTEDPIVLQDIVGDTHSAIIDGGLTMAMGSLVKFFSWYDNETGYSSRIADLVQFVDQKGI; encoded by the coding sequence ATGAAAGTAGGCATCAACGGGTTTGGACGAATCGGGCGTCTGGTGTTTCGCATTCTGGTCGAGCGCGGCGTCGATGTGGTCGCCATCAACGATCTGACCGACAACGAAACGCTTGCCACGCTGCTCAAGTACGACTCCACCGCTGGCAAGTTCAACGGCACCGTCACCTACGACGCCGACAACCTGCACGTGAACGGCAAGGCCATCAAGGCGCTGGCCGAGCGCGACCCCGCCAACCTGAAGTGGGGCGAGATGGGCGTGGACGTGGTAATCGAGTCCACCGGCATCTTCACCGACCGCGAGAGCGTGAGCAAGCACATCGCGGGCGGCGCGAAGAAGGTCATCATCACCGCACCCGCCAAGAACGAGGACTTCGCCATCGTGCTGGGCGTGAACGATCAGGACTACGATCCCGCCAACCACAACATCATCTCGAACGCGAGCTGCACCACCAACAGCCTGGGCGCACCCATGAAGCTGCTCGATGAGGCCTTCGGCATCGAGAAAGCCATCATGACCACCGTGCACAGCTACACCAACGATCAACGCGTGCTCGATCTGCCGCACAAGGATCTGCGCCGCGCCCGTGCCGCCGCCATCAACATCATTCCGACCAGCACCGGGGCCGCCAAGGCTGTTTCGCAGGTCTACCCCAAGCTGAAGGGCAAGTTCGACGGCACCTCGCTGCGCGTGCCCACTCCGGTCGGCAGCATCAGCGACGTGGTGGTCGTGCTCAGCCGTGACGTGACGGTGGCCGAGGTAAACGCGGTGTTCAAGACCGCTTCCGAGACGACCCACAAGGGCATCATCGCCTACACCGAAGACCCGATCGTGCTTCAGGACATCGTGGGCGACACCCACAGCGCCATCATCGACGGCGGCCTGACGATGGCGATGGGCAGCCTGGTCAAGTTCTTCAGCTGGTACGACAACGAGACCGGCTACAGCAGCCGTATCGCCGATCTGGTGCAGTTCGTGGATCAGAAAGGCATCTGA
- a CDS encoding phosphoglycerate kinase produces MQTLDQLNTQNKRVLVRVDYNVPLKGDVIQDDTRIQASLPTIQKLLDGGSSVILMSHLGRPKGGYEAKYSLKPVAARLSELLGKPVKFIESLPSSPETLAATQALQPGDVALLENVRFEQGEEKNDAALNDALAKLGDAFVLDAFGSAHRAHSSVSGVAGLLPHAGGLLLGQEVTALSKLLDGAEKPYVVIIGGAKVSDKLLVIENLLPTVDRMLIGGGMAYTFVKAQGGKIGKSIHEDDFLDKARELLGKYGDKIVLPTDTLAGDAFSNDANTRVVPTADIPDDWEGMDIGPDSQKAFTAALQGAKTVFWNGPMGVFEFEKFASGTNAIAKAVADLGPDTYSVIGGGDSVSAINKSGQADRVSHISTGGGASLELLEGKKLPGVEAMA; encoded by the coding sequence ATGCAAACCCTCGACCAACTGAACACCCAGAACAAGCGCGTACTGGTGCGCGTCGATTACAACGTGCCGCTCAAGGGCGACGTGATTCAGGACGATACCCGAATCCAGGCCAGCCTGCCGACCATCCAGAAGCTGCTGGACGGCGGCTCCAGCGTCATTCTGATGAGCCACCTCGGACGCCCCAAAGGTGGCTATGAAGCCAAATACAGCCTGAAGCCGGTGGCGGCCCGCCTGTCGGAACTGCTGGGCAAGCCGGTCAAGTTCATCGAATCGCTGCCGAGCAGCCCCGAGACGCTTGCGGCGACGCAGGCGCTCCAGCCGGGCGACGTGGCGCTGCTGGAAAATGTGCGCTTCGAGCAGGGCGAGGAAAAGAACGACGCGGCGCTGAATGACGCGCTCGCCAAACTGGGCGACGCCTTCGTGCTCGACGCCTTCGGAAGCGCTCACCGCGCCCATTCGTCGGTCAGCGGCGTGGCTGGCCTGCTGCCGCATGCGGGCGGGCTGCTGCTGGGCCAGGAAGTGACGGCGCTGAGCAAGCTGCTGGACGGGGCCGAGAAGCCCTATGTGGTCATTATCGGTGGCGCAAAGGTGTCGGATAAGCTGCTGGTGATCGAGAACCTGCTGCCCACCGTCGACCGCATGCTGATCGGCGGCGGCATGGCGTACACCTTCGTCAAGGCGCAGGGCGGCAAGATCGGCAAGAGCATCCACGAAGACGATTTTCTGGACAAGGCCCGTGAGCTGCTGGGCAAATACGGCGACAAGATCGTTTTGCCCACCGACACGCTGGCAGGCGACGCCTTTTCCAACGACGCCAATACGCGGGTCGTACCCACCGCCGATATTCCCGACGACTGGGAAGGCATGGACATCGGCCCCGACAGCCAGAAAGCCTTCACGGCGGCGCTTCAGGGCGCGAAAACTGTGTTCTGGAACGGCCCGATGGGTGTGTTCGAGTTCGAGAAATTTGCCAGCGGCACCAACGCGATTGCCAAAGCCGTCGCAGACCTCGGGCCGGACACCTACAGCGTGATTGGTGGCGGCGACAGCGTGAGCGCCATCAACAAGAGCGGTCAGGCCGACCGAGTGAGCCACATCTCGACCGGCGGCGGGGCCAGCCTGGAGCTGCTCGAAGGCAAGAAGCTGCCGGGCGTCGAGGCGATGGCGTAA
- the tpiA gene encoding triose-phosphate isomerase, with protein MPQTLLALNWKMNKTPSEATAWANDLKASLQLGEAEVAIMAPAIDLQALSWFLKDTGVQIGGQDVSQHESGAYTGEISAGMLKDVGAKYAVVGHSERREYHAESSQIVAAKARAALNAGLIPIICVGEGLEVRERGEHVSYTLDQLRDSLAGITIASAEQLVIAYEPVWAIGTGKTATAADAEELAAAIRSALSGLLGEVGAGVQVLYGGSVKGGNIREICGQPNVNGALVGGASLEVQGVLDMVNALK; from the coding sequence ATGCCGCAAACCCTGCTTGCTTTAAATTGGAAAATGAACAAAACCCCCTCCGAGGCGACGGCCTGGGCCAACGACCTGAAAGCCAGCCTGCAACTCGGTGAAGCTGAAGTGGCGATCATGGCCCCGGCCATCGACCTGCAAGCACTGTCGTGGTTCCTGAAGGATACCGGCGTGCAGATCGGTGGGCAGGACGTATCGCAGCACGAGTCGGGCGCGTATACCGGCGAGATCAGCGCGGGCATGCTGAAGGATGTGGGCGCTAAGTATGCGGTGGTGGGCCACTCCGAGCGCCGCGAATACCACGCCGAGAGCAGCCAGATCGTCGCGGCCAAGGCGCGGGCCGCCCTGAATGCGGGCCTGATTCCGATCATCTGCGTGGGCGAGGGCCTGGAAGTGCGCGAGCGCGGCGAGCACGTGAGCTACACGCTCGACCAGCTCCGCGACAGTCTGGCGGGCATCACCATTGCCAGCGCCGAACAGCTGGTGATTGCCTATGAGCCGGTCTGGGCCATCGGCACCGGCAAGACTGCTACCGCCGCCGATGCGGAAGAACTGGCCGCCGCCATCCGCAGCGCCCTGAGCGGGCTGCTGGGCGAGGTGGGCGCGGGCGTGCAGGTGCTGTACGGCGGCAGCGTCAAGGGCGGCAACATCCGCGAAATCTGCGGGCAGCCCAACGTAAACGGCGCACTGGTCGGCGGAGCCAGCCTGGAAGTGCAGGGCGTGCTCGATATGGTGAATGCGCTGAAATAA